A genomic window from Cutibacterium acnes includes:
- the greA gene encoding transcription elongation factor GreA — MPESEDTVWLTQEAFDKLTQELEYLKGEGRTAIANKIADARSEGDLSENGGYHAAREEQGQAEARIRQLEQMLRNAEVGEAPSSPDEVVPGSKVTVCYFDDESDTDTFLLGSRQVMGLDDSVNVSVYSPQSPLGGAILGHSKGESTEYQAPNGKTIKVTILNVEPFEE, encoded by the coding sequence ATGCCTGAGTCTGAAGACACTGTGTGGCTGACCCAAGAGGCCTTCGATAAGCTCACCCAGGAGCTGGAGTACCTCAAAGGCGAAGGCCGCACCGCCATTGCCAACAAGATTGCCGACGCCCGTTCGGAAGGCGACCTTTCTGAGAACGGCGGCTACCATGCCGCCCGTGAGGAGCAGGGGCAGGCCGAGGCCCGCATCCGTCAACTCGAGCAGATGCTGCGTAACGCTGAGGTGGGCGAGGCCCCGTCCTCTCCCGACGAGGTCGTGCCAGGTTCCAAGGTGACGGTCTGCTACTTTGACGACGAGTCCGACACCGACACTTTCCTGCTGGGATCGCGTCAGGTGATGGGCCTTGACGATTCCGTCAACGTCTCCGTCTATTCGCCGCAATCTCCCCTTGGCGGCGCCATTTTGGGCCATTCGAAGGGCGAGTCGACCGAATACCAGGCTCCCAATGGCAAGACGATCAAGGTGACGATCCTTAACGTCGAGCCGTTCGAGGAGTGA
- a CDS encoding DUF4307 domain-containing protein, which translates to MGHVPTPDHSLTDEARERIANRYPSPRRAPWVVLIIVLAVILIGWTVWTGLYHADQPIRASLHGYQAVSDSRVDVTIKLHRPDPSVAGSCTLVATGADHVRVGETTVTFPASSSQDETIRASVKTFSRAVTADLEKCGPIR; encoded by the coding sequence ATGGGCCACGTGCCAACCCCTGACCATTCTCTCACTGACGAGGCCCGCGAGCGCATCGCGAATCGCTACCCCAGCCCTCGCCGCGCACCGTGGGTCGTCCTCATCATCGTGCTGGCGGTCATCCTCATCGGATGGACAGTATGGACGGGGCTCTATCACGCCGATCAGCCGATCCGAGCCAGCTTGCACGGTTACCAGGCGGTGTCCGATTCGCGCGTCGACGTCACCATCAAGCTGCACCGTCCCGACCCATCCGTCGCAGGCTCCTGCACATTGGTCGCAACCGGGGCTGACCATGTACGCGTTGGGGAGACGACGGTGACGTTCCCAGCAAGCTCATCGCAGGATGAAACAATCCGCGCCAGCGTTAAGACCTTCTCGCGGGCTGTCACCGCCGATCTGGAGAAGTGTGGACCGATCAGGTGA